One segment of Dolichospermum sp. DET69 DNA contains the following:
- a CDS encoding AI-2E family transporter, with the protein MNLGQWIGLIALVISLYILWQLRDVLLLIFAAVVLATTLNRLARRFQSLGIKRGLAVLLAVGIFFAGVICFFWLIVPPFVQQFHELTYRVPQGFQRLNSWIDHQRTNIPPQLLPYIPDLNSLIAQAQPLFNRLLGNSFAFVSGSLEVVLKILLVLVLTGMFLVDPDAYQKVFVRVFPSFYRRQVGGILQQCEASLEGWVTGAAIGVFVVGLMSLIGLSILGVKAALALGVLAGFMNLIPNLGPTMSVIPAMAIALLDNPWKALAVFILYFFIQQCESNFITPVVMAHQVSLLPAVTLISQLFFVTFFGFLGLFLALPLTVVAKIWVQEVLIKDVLDQWHNHEADNTELVIVEKYSDINDADIQENN; encoded by the coding sequence GGCTTAATTGCTTTAGTTATATCTTTATATATATTGTGGCAGCTTCGGGACGTTTTGCTACTAATATTTGCTGCTGTTGTTTTAGCAACGACTTTAAATCGTCTGGCGCGACGCTTCCAAAGCTTGGGAATAAAACGGGGATTAGCAGTTTTATTAGCTGTGGGGATTTTTTTTGCGGGTGTTATCTGTTTTTTCTGGTTGATTGTCCCACCTTTTGTCCAGCAATTTCATGAACTTACTTATAGAGTTCCCCAAGGATTTCAGCGTTTAAATAGTTGGATTGATCATCAAAGAACTAATATTCCTCCACAATTATTACCCTATATACCTGATTTAAATAGTTTAATTGCACAAGCACAACCGCTATTTAATCGCTTATTAGGTAACTCCTTTGCTTTTGTTTCTGGATCGTTAGAAGTAGTTCTCAAAATTTTATTAGTCCTGGTTTTAACAGGAATGTTTTTAGTTGACCCTGATGCTTATCAAAAAGTATTTGTTCGTGTATTTCCCTCCTTTTATCGGCGGCAGGTAGGGGGAATTTTACAGCAATGTGAAGCTTCTTTGGAGGGATGGGTGACAGGGGCAGCAATTGGGGTTTTTGTAGTAGGTTTGATGAGTTTGATAGGCTTATCAATTTTAGGTGTAAAAGCAGCGCTGGCTTTGGGAGTATTAGCAGGATTTATGAATTTAATCCCTAATTTGGGTCCAACTATGAGTGTAATACCAGCAATGGCGATCGCTCTTTTGGATAATCCCTGGAAAGCCCTAGCTGTGTTCATTCTTTACTTTTTTATTCAACAGTGTGAAAGCAATTTCATCACCCCTGTAGTTATGGCCCATCAAGTATCCTTATTACCTGCTGTCACCCTGATTTCTCAGTTATTTTTTGTGACATTTTTCGGATTTCTAGGATTATTTTTAGCACTTCCTCTAACTGTTGTTGCAAAAATTTGGGTGCAAGAAGTGTTAATTAAAGATGTGTTAGATCAATGGCATAATCATGAGGCAGATAATACAGAATTAGTGATAGTTGAGAAATATTCTGATATCAATGACGCTGATATTCAAGAAAATAACTAA
- a CDS encoding geranylgeranyl reductase family protein, translating to MYDCLIVGAGPAGGTAAYHLAKKGRSVLVLEKESLPRYKPCGGGVSPAIAQWFDFDFSPAISVKVDSFRFTWKLGDVVEAKIGIKDPLWMVRREIFDHFLVQQAQKQGAELQDNTEVKGIEFKTDYWQVTTATGIVTGRYLIAADGAKGPMAKWLGFKDRKRRLAGALEAEVITDVPNQNLGHLEFGLIKNGYLWNFPKADGYSIGAGAFMGGGPQDLKKIVDDYAKSFDVDIKNSQQYGHPICSWDGNQKLHTQNAILAGEAACVVDPFTAEGIRPSIFSGVLAAASINDALSGNSNALEEYSDAINEQWGTDMAWAQKLAGAFYRFPSIGYQVGFKRPSGAQIMSKILCGELRYADVAGRALKRLIPGLG from the coding sequence ATGTACGATTGTCTAATTGTCGGTGCAGGCCCAGCCGGTGGAACAGCAGCATATCATTTAGCCAAGAAAGGGCGATCGGTCTTAGTCTTAGAAAAAGAGTCCCTACCCAGATATAAGCCTTGTGGCGGTGGTGTGTCCCCAGCGATCGCTCAGTGGTTCGATTTTGACTTTAGCCCAGCCATTTCCGTTAAAGTAGATTCTTTCCGCTTCACCTGGAAATTAGGAGATGTGGTAGAAGCTAAAATCGGTATTAAAGACCCCTTATGGATGGTACGCAGAGAAATTTTTGACCATTTCTTAGTGCAGCAAGCTCAAAAGCAAGGGGCTGAACTACAAGATAATACAGAAGTCAAAGGGATCGAATTTAAAACCGATTATTGGCAAGTTACTACAGCCACAGGAATAGTCACAGGTCGTTACCTCATCGCCGCCGACGGTGCAAAAGGTCCAATGGCTAAATGGCTCGGCTTTAAAGACCGTAAACGTCGTCTAGCTGGAGCATTAGAAGCCGAAGTTATTACTGATGTCCCCAATCAAAATTTGGGTCATTTAGAGTTTGGTTTAATCAAAAATGGTTATCTTTGGAACTTTCCCAAAGCTGATGGTTATTCCATTGGTGCTGGAGCATTTATGGGTGGTGGACCTCAAGATTTGAAGAAAATTGTGGATGATTATGCCAAATCTTTTGATGTAGATATTAAAAATAGTCAGCAATATGGTCACCCCATCTGCTCATGGGATGGGAATCAAAAGCTACATACCCAAAACGCAATTTTAGCCGGTGAAGCCGCTTGTGTAGTTGATCCCTTTACCGCTGAAGGAATTCGTCCCTCCATTTTTAGCGGTGTTTTAGCCGCAGCATCTATTAATGATGCCTTAAGTGGCAATAGTAACGCTTTAGAAGAATATAGCGACGCTATTAACGAGCAATGGGGAACTGATATGGCTTGGGCGCAAAAACTCGCCGGAGCATTTTACCGCTTCCCTAGTATTGGCTATCAAGTTGGTTTTAAACGTCCCTCTGGCGCTCAAATTATGAGTAAAATCCTTTGTGGTGAGTTGCGCTATGCTGATGTCGCCGGTCGGGCATTGAAACGCTTAATTCCGGGTCTTGGTTAA
- the frr gene encoding ribosome recycling factor: MKLAEAQETMEKTVESTQRAFNTIRTGRANASLLDKVQVEYYGTPTALKSLASISTPDSSTILIQPYDKGSLNIIEKALSLSDVGLTPSNDGVVIRLNIPPLTSDRRKQFVKLAAKYAEEGRVAIRNIRRDAIESIRKQEKSAEISEDESRDQQDKLQKLTNKHTEKIDHLLVEKEKEISTV; the protein is encoded by the coding sequence GTGAAATTAGCTGAAGCTCAAGAGACGATGGAAAAAACCGTTGAGTCTACTCAACGCGCTTTTAATACAATTCGTACTGGTCGCGCCAATGCGAGTTTATTAGATAAGGTACAAGTGGAGTATTACGGTACACCAACAGCCTTAAAATCTCTGGCAAGCATTAGCACGCCAGATTCTTCAACCATCCTGATTCAGCCCTACGATAAGGGCAGCTTGAACATTATTGAAAAAGCTCTCTCTCTGTCGGATGTGGGCTTAACTCCCAGTAACGACGGTGTTGTGATTCGGTTGAATATTCCGCCATTAACGAGCGATCGCCGGAAGCAATTTGTCAAACTTGCGGCTAAGTACGCGGAAGAGGGTCGCGTAGCAATTCGCAATATCCGCCGGGATGCTATTGAGTCCATTCGCAAACAGGAAAAAAGTGCGGAAATCTCTGAAGATGAATCACGAGATCAACAGGACAAACTCCAAAAACTGACTAACAAGCACACTGAGAAAATCGACCACTTGTTAGTAGAAAAGGAAAAAGAGATATCAACTGTCTAA
- a CDS encoding UMP kinase, producing MGTNYRRVLLKLSGEALMGNLGYGIDPEVVEEIAKEIGEVIATGVQVAIVVGGGNIFRGIKAASAGMDRATADYIGMIATVMNAMTLQDSLERMGIQTRVQTAIAMQELAEPYIRRRAIRHLEKGRVVIFGAGSGNPFFTTDTTAALRAAEIEADVIFKATKVDGIYDADPKLYPDAKRFTTLTYAHVLAKDLRVMDSTAIALCKENNLPILVFDLTVRGNIHRAIMGESIGTLVGGSCEIS from the coding sequence ATGGGAACGAATTACCGACGGGTTTTACTTAAACTGAGCGGTGAAGCCTTAATGGGCAACTTAGGCTATGGCATTGACCCAGAAGTGGTCGAGGAAATAGCCAAGGAAATAGGAGAGGTGATAGCCACTGGTGTACAGGTGGCCATCGTTGTTGGTGGTGGCAATATTTTTCGAGGCATTAAAGCCGCATCAGCAGGTATGGATCGGGCAACCGCCGACTATATCGGCATGATTGCCACAGTCATGAACGCCATGACCCTGCAAGATTCCCTAGAAAGGATGGGAATTCAAACCAGAGTACAAACTGCCATAGCTATGCAAGAACTAGCAGAACCATATATTCGCCGTCGTGCTATCCGTCATCTTGAAAAAGGGCGGGTGGTAATTTTTGGTGCTGGTTCAGGCAATCCCTTCTTTACCACAGATACCACTGCGGCCTTAAGAGCCGCAGAAATTGAAGCAGACGTGATTTTTAAAGCTACCAAAGTAGACGGCATTTACGATGCTGACCCCAAACTTTATCCTGATGCCAAGCGTTTTACTACCCTTACCTACGCCCACGTTTTGGCTAAGGATTTGCGAGTTATGGATAGTACCGCAATTGCTCTATGTAAAGAAAATAATCTCCCTATTTTAGTATTTGACCTAACGGTGCGAGGTAACATCCACCGGGCAATTATGGGAGAATCTATTGGCACGCTTGTGGGAGGTTCTTGTGAAATTAGCTGA